The Arcobacter sp. F2176 genome contains the following window.
AGAGATATGGTCCATATGATCACAACTTGACCCCATAGATGAAAGAATAGAAGTATCAGAAATAGGAGAACAATGATCTCCAAAAATAGCACCTGTCAAAACAGCTCCAATATTTAAAATAATATACTCATTTAAAGCATTAGTATCTAGTCCATAATTTATTCCAATGGCATTTGCTAAAGGAATAGTAAGTGGCATCAAAATCCCCATTGTCCCATAAGAAGTACCTGTAGAAAAAGAGATTAAAGAACCAAAAATAAAAATTGCAGATGGCAAAATAAATTGGGGCGTATCGTGTGATAAGATTGATACTAAATAAATAGAAGTACCTAACTCTTTTATAACAGCAGAAATAGACCAAGCAAGTATCAAAATAACAGCAGTAATCACTAATGCTTTTACCCCATGAACCCAAGTTTCTAAAGCTTCATTTAGGTCAAATATTTTTTGTTGCATTCCCATTGCTATAGCTACAATTGAAGCAAATAAAGCAGCTTCAAATAATACAATAGAAGCATCAGCTCCACCAAAACAATCTCTAATTGAAGCAAATGAATAAGGATCTGATTGTACTGCTTTTAAAGCCTCACCTTCTAGTGAATGTAAACCATTAAAATAAAATCCTAAAAATGAAACTACAATCAAAACTGAAATTGGAATAATTGCATTCCAAATAGAATATTCTACATTTTTTTTAGGAGCCATAGTTGAAGACTCTTGATTTAAATGTTCTTCTTCATGTCTTATATGTCTTGATACTTTTCCTGTACTTGCAGCTCTAAGAGCTGCTTTATGCATAGGACCAAATTCTCTTAAAAAGTATGCTGTAAAAAATACAAATGCCAACATAAAAATATTATAAAATCTATAAGCAATCGTATCCACAAAGATTGAGTAAGCATTTATATCAACTTGCCCTATTGTTGCATAAGCATCTTTTATCAAAGAGATTTCATATCCAATCCAAGTAGAAATAAGAGCAATACCAGCTATTGGTGCAGCTGTTGCATCTATAATAAAAGCTAATTTTTCCCTTGCTATTTTTAATCTATCTGTAACTGGTCTCATAATAGGACCGATAATTAGTGAGTTTGCATAATCATCAAAAAAGATAAAAAATCCCATCACCCAAGTGTAAATTTGTGCACTTGCAGGAGTTTTTGCCTTTTTTGCAAGAGCTTTTGCTATAGCTCTTGGTCCACCCATTTTAGTAATAACTGCAATCAAACCACCGATAGTTAGAACTTGTAAAATAATACCTGCATTCCATGAATCTGCCATTGAACCAATCATTTTACTAACCATATCCATAAAACCGCCAACAAAAGCAGCAAAAATATCACCATTTACAATATTTACTAAAAATGTTCCACTAAATATTCCTATAAATAAAGAAAATATTACATTTCTAGTTATAAAGGCTAACAAAATAGCGACAACTGGTGGGATTAAAGTCCAAGCCCCAAAAAGCTCGGCATTTGCCTTATTATCTGCAAGCAGTATAATTGGCAAAAATGCTAAAAATAATATACTGTTTTTTAATTTATTCAAATTTTTCTCCGTGTTAAATTTTATTTTAAATAGTTAAATATTAAGAATAAAGATGTTCTAAAAGTATTTTAAGTCCAATACAAATCAATACAACACCTCCTAGTTTTTCAGCCTTGTCTTCCAAAAAGCTTCCACCTTTTGAACCAATAAATACACCAATAAAACTAAATACAAATGTAACAAGCCCAATAATAAGCATAGAGATATAAGGGTTAATATCTAGTAAGTTTAAAGTAAATCCAGCAGCCATAGCATCAATACTTGTAGCAATAGCTAATATAAATAAGACTTTATTTGTGATAAGGCTTATCTCATCTTCTGTATTTTCACCAAAACTTTCATAAAGCATTTTCCCACCAATCAAACTTAAAAGTAAAAATGCGACCCAATGATCAATCGACTCTATTAAAGTACCTACTCCTAAGCTAGCCAAATGACCAATTAAAGGCATCAAAGCTTGAAAAAACCCAAAAAACAAGGCAGCTTTAAAAGCTAAGACTTTGTCAAACTCTTTTTTCTTTACTCCAAGACCTATAGAAACAGCAAATGCATCCATAGCCAATGCAAATGCTAAAAGTAAAACTTCTAATATAATTTATCCTTTTTGTATCTCTTTTGTATTTATTTTACTTTGTAAGAAATCACTTATTTGCATCAAACAAAAAGTAACTATAAATATCATCAAACCAGGGAAAAAACTTACCCACCAAGCAATATCAAGCACAGCTTTTCCATCACTTAACAAACTTCCCCAAGACATTTCAGGAGAATTAACACCAAGTCCCAAAAATGACAATCCAGACTCAGCTAAAATAGCCCCACCTACTCCAAAAGTAAATGAAATAAGAAAAATAGGTGCTAAAAGTGGTGTGAAATATTTGAATATGATTTTAAGGCTACTTACATTGGCAAGATTTAGAACCTTTATATAAGGTTTTGTACCAATAGAAAAGCTTTCACTTCTTATCATTCTTGCCATTCCCATCCAACCAGTTATTGAAATCACTATTATCAAGATGATTGATGAAGCTTGGATATAAGATACTAAAGCAAGTAATAAGAAAAATGTAGGAAATGTCAAAAATAAATCAATAATTATGGTAATAGTTTTATCAACCTTACCCTTTAAATATCCAGCATTTATACCAATAAAAAGACCAAAGATAGAAGATATGGCAGCACTTAAAAACCCAATAATCAAAGAAGTTTGACCACCATTTAATATTCTTGCAAATATATCTCTTCCTAATCTATCTGTTCCCATTATATGGGATAAACTAGGAGCTTGTAATATTTTACTTGGATTTAATTCATAAGCAGACACAGTATAAAAAAGTGGCATAAAAAAAATAATAGCTACAAAAAAAGCTAAAATATAAAATGCCACTTTATTCATACTAAGCTAGCCTAAAGTATGTAAGTGTAGTTTTACCAAACTTTTTAGACTTGCATTTTTCAAATTTACCTAATACATCTGGAACTTCTACAGTTGAAACATGTTCAAAACATATCATTAGAATATTGTCATTTTCAATCTCTTTTACTAAGTCAAATGATTTTTCATAAATATCTTCCATACCATCTCTATAATCAAAAGGAGGATCAATATAAACAATCAACTCATCACTAGAGTTTTTTAGTGAATTTAATATACTTGGTAATTGCACAAAAGTATCACCCAACATTGTTTGACACTTATTTATATCTATAGATTTACAGTTGTTTACTAAGATATTATATGAACTTTTATTTAATTCTATAAAATAAGACTTTTTTACATCCCTTGAAACTGCTTCTAAACCAATGCTTCCACTACCTGCAAAAGCTTCTATAAATACTTTATCGATAATATCAAATTGAAGAACATTAAAAAATGACTCTTTAACTCTTGCTTTTGAACTTCTTGTTACATCTAAAGAAGGAAGCTCTATCTTTTTTCCTTTGTATTTTCCCGCAATAATTTGTGTTGTTAATATATTTTTTTTCATTACTCTTCTACTAATTTTTTGTAATTATAGTTAAATATTGTTGAGGGTTTGATTTGGATAGAGATTATTTTATTAAATAATATATATAATTATTTTCAATGCTTTAAATTAGTTTAAATTATATTAATTTAACTATTTTATTATTCCTTTGATATATTTAAATTTCTTTTTGTGATGTAAAATATATGTATACATTTGTAAAGGATTGATTATGTTTATTTATGCAAGAGAGACTGAAAGTAATTTAGTTGCACAAAACTCGGTAGATACTTATTCTCAAGATAAAAGTAAATACAAAAATGAAAAACAAGACACAAGTGATTTTCAAACTACTTTAGACAAAGAACAAAACAAAGCAGATAAGGCTAACACGCGAACAGATGAAGAAATATTAGCAAATATGAAAAAACTTGTTGAAGATATTAAATCAGTTATGCAAACAGGTATGACTAAAGATGAAATAAAAATGTTAGAAGATATGATTAAAGAGATTAAAAAGGAAATGAAAGAAAAAAATCTTACAAAAGAAGAATTGAATGATATGATGGAGGAAATAGAGAGAAGAATTAGGGAATTTAAACTAAAACTTACAGGACAATCAATCACAAAAGCTGAAGATGTAAAAGAGATGAATGAAAAACCATCAATTGAGGATATTAACACTAGAATTGAAAAAGCACAAAAAGATGTAAAAGAGTTTAGCACACAATTACAAAAAAAAGATAGTGACAAAATTATTGAAGAAATAAAATCAATACTAAGAACAGGTATATCACCTGAGGAAGTAAAAGCATTTGAAACCTTGCTTGAGAGAATTAAAGATAAGTTAAAAGATAAGAATTATGATAAAAATGAACTTACTAAAATGATAGAAGAACTCCAAGAAAAAATATCAAAATTTAAAAGTAATATGGCAGGAGAATCTGTATTTAAAGCAGAAGATGCCCTAAAAGAAGCAAAATTAAATAACAGTATAGAGGAAGAAGCAGAGACTTCTCATAATAATGTTGCTAACAATCAATCACATAATCAATTGGAGTTTTTACAAAGAATAAAAAGTCACAATTAAAATAATTCCCATAAAATATATTTTTGTTATAATTAAATAAAAATATTGGATTTACCATGAATATACCAAAACTTATATATGGAACTGCCTGGAAAAAAAATGAAACAGCAAGATTAGTTGAACTTGCTGTAAAAAGTGGATTTAGAGCTATAGATACAGCTTGTCAACCTAGACACTATAATGAAAAAGGCATTGGTGATGCTTTGCAAAACCTTTATAAAGAAGGTTTTAAAAGAGAAGAGATATTTTTAGAAACAAAATTTACCCCAAAAGATGGACAAGATTTAAATAATATTCCTTATAATCCAGAAGATTCTTTAGAAAAACAAGTTTTAGACTCATTTGAAGTAAGTCTTAAAAATCTTCAAACAACATATCTTGACTCTTATATTCTACACTCACCTATTTTTCCTTTTATTCATTTGATGAAAGTTTGGAAGATTTTTGAGGGCTTTTATGAAGAAGGCAAAACTAAAAATATCGGTATAAGCAATTGTTATGATATAAGAGTTTTAAAAGCTTTATATAAAGAAGCAAAGACAAAGCCAACAATACTTCAAAATAGATTTTACAAAGATAGTGATTATGATAAAGACATAAGAGAGTTTTGTAAAGAAAACAATATCACTTATCTTGGATTTTGGACACTAAGTGCCAACCCTCATATTTTAGGCTCAGAAGAAGTTATAAATTTAGCAAGAAAATACAAAAAAACTCAAGCGCAGATTTTTTATAGATTTTTAACACAAATAGGCGTTACTCCTCTAAATGGAACAACATCACAAGAACATATGAAAGAAGATTTGGATATTTTTTCTTTTGAGTTGGAAAAAAGTGATATAAAAATAATATCATCTTTTATAAACTAATAAATGAAGTTAACTTCATTTATTATCTAGCGTAAGATTCTGCTCTTATCTCTCTAATTACATTTACTTTTATCTCACCTGGATATTGAACTTTTTGTTCAATCTCTTCTGCTATTTCACTTGCTAGCAATATAGCTTCGTCATCATTTACAAGTTCAGCTTTTACTATTACTCTTACTTCTCTTCCTGCATTAATTGCAAAGGCATTAATAACACCTTTTTTAGATGTTGAGATATTTTCTACTTCTTCTACTCTTTTTAGGAAGCTTTCAAGTACTTCTCTTCTAGCTCCTGGTCTTGCCGCACTTAGAGCATCGGCAGCACAGACAGCAGCACTTTCTACATTTATAGGTTCTTCATGTCCATGGTGAGCATAAATAGAATTAATCACCGTTGCTGGTTCATCATATCTTCTACACATTTCTGCACCTAAATCCACATGGGATCCTGGTAAATCATGGGTCAAGGCTTTACCAATATCATGTAAAAGCCCTGCTCTTCTAGCTAAAATAGCATCTCCGCCCATTTGTGAAGCTAATAATCCTGCAAGATGTGCAACTTCTAGAGTGTGTTTAAGAGCATTTTGACCATAAGAAGCTCTATATCTCAATCTTCCTACTAAAATAGTAAGTTCAGGATGCATAGACTTAATTCCTAACTCCATTACAACATCTTCACCCTCTTTTAACATATTTTTGTCAAATTCAGTTTTTACTTTATTGTAAATTTCTTCTATTCGAGCTGGTTGAATTCTTCCATCTTCCAACAACTCTTCAATAGTCCTTGTAGCAACTGCCCGTCTATAAAGGTTAAAAGATGAGATAGTAATAGTATTTGGAGTATCATCAATAATAATATCAACACCTAAAAGCATCTCTAGTGCTTTTATATTTCTTCCTTCTTTACCAATAATTTTCCCTTTTGTTTCTTCGTCATTTATTGGAATATTGTTTATAAGTCTTTCAGCTGCAAATTCCCCTGCATATCTGGTTACTGCATGAGAAAGCATATTATTTATCTCTTTTTTAGCGTTATCTTCTGCTATTTTATATTTTTTTCTAAACAGTGAAGCTATTTTTGCCCTAGAATCTTCTTCTACTTTTTCAAGCATCAATTCTCTTGCTTCTTCAACAGTTAATCCAGATGCATTTTCTAAAATTTTTAAAGTTTTTAAAATATTTTCTTCATAAGTTTTACTTTGTCTTTTCAATCCTTCTTTTAAAGAAGCAATTTTTTTATTATTTTCAACAATTTCTTCTTTTTCTTTTTTGATAGCTTGAAGTTCTGATTCTAGATGATGATTTAACTCTTTTTCTTTTCTTTCGATTTTACAGAACATCTCATCATATTCTCTTTTTGCACTTTTAAATTCCCTTTCATAATCCCTCTTTGCCTTTAATTGGGCGTCTTTTAAGATAACTTCAGCCTCATGCTCTATGACATTGGCTTTTGCTTTTGCTTGTTCAATATAAATATCGATTTTTGCTTTATTTATCTTTTTAATCACGAAAAATGTAATTGCTGAAGCAAGAATAGCAACTACAAATCCTTCTATAAGTAACATATCCATATTATGACCTTTTATCTTTTACTAGAAATTATTATATCAGCTTGAATATCGTAGTTATTACTTAAAATTTTTGAAGTCTTACAAAGTTTTCTTTGAGTAAAAAGTATTGTTGGTTTATATTTTAGTTTATAAAAAAACCTATCATACATACCTTTTCCAAAACCAATTCTTTTATTTAGTCCATCAATCCCCACAACAGGAACTATTGCTAAATCTATTTTAACATTAGCAAAAGAATTATTAGGTTCTTTTATACCAAATTTTTTAGTTTTTAAAGGCAGTCTGTATTTGACTACTTTAAAACTAAGCCCTTCCATATATGGTACAAAAACTTGAACTTTTTTTTCTCTTCTTAATCTTTTTATCAAAGGATATATATCCACTTCTAAGTCAAGGGGAATATATAATAAAACATTCTTTTTTTTTAATTCACAAATAGTTTTATATATTTCATCTACTATTTTTTTATCTTTATAACACTTTGTAAATCTACTAACAAATTTTAATTTTTTAATACACGATTTTCTAAAATCACTCTTGTGATTTTCTAACATATTTAAGCCTTAGTTAGCTAAAATTCTTAGCTTCAAATATTTTACCAAAAGGAATTAAAATGCAGTTTAAAAAAATAGCATTTTTAACATTTTTTATAACAATATTTTTTGCAGCGTGTGGCTCAGATAATTCAAAAAATGATAAAAAAGTGCAAAATGTAGAAGTAAAAGATTTCAGACTTACTACTACAGATGCTCAAACACTCAATATAAAAAAGCTAGATGATGGCTTTGCTTTCCAAGAATACAATGGAAAAGCCGTACTTGTGAACTTTTTTGCAACTTGGTGTATGCCTTGCAAAGCTGAAATTCCAAATTTGATTCATCTAAAAGATAAATACAAAAATGATTTTGAAATAGTTTCTGTTTTATTAGAAGATAATAAACCAAATAATGAAGTAAAAGATTTCGTAAATGAGTACAATATTAATTATGTTGTAACAAATTCAAAACAAAATGCAACATTTGCAGATGCAGTTGGTGGAGTAAAAGCAATTCCAACTATGTTTTTATATGACAAAAAAGGAAAGCTTGTTCAAACTTATGTGGGAATAGTTCCAGAAGAGATGATAGATGTTGATATCCAAAAGGCAATAAAATAGATGTTTAGTTTTTTTAAAAAAGATAAAAAAGAGGAAACAATTGAAGAGAAAGAAGAGAATAAAAGTTTCTTTTCTTCTGCCTTATCAAAAACATTTGAAAATATAAAATCAGTAGTTCCTCAAAAAAAAGAGAAAATCTCTTTTGAAGATATAGAAGAGTTGCTTATTGAAGCTGATATGGATTATTCTATTATCGAAAAAGCTATGGATGGACTTCCTGAGATGATAAATAGAAAGCAACTAAGACATAGACTTGTTATGCTTTTCGAACATGCGCCTGATGTTAATATGGAAAATCTACCCTCTCCTTTTGTTCAACTAATAATTGGAGTTAATGGTGCAGGTAAAACGACAACCATTGCAAAACTTGCAAATTTATACAAAAAAGACAATAAGTCAGTTATTTTAGGAGCTGGAGATACTTTTAGAGCAGCTGCTATTGAGCAACTATCTATTTGGGCTGATAAATTAGAAGTTCCTATTATAAAAACAAAACAAGGACATGATCCAAGTGCAGTTGCATATGATACTATCTCTTCTGCCGTTGCTAAAAATATTGATAATGTTATAATTGATACAGCAGGAAGATTACAAACTCAAACAAACCTATCAAATGAGTTAAAAAAGATAGTAAAAGTTTGTAACAAAGCAAAAGAAGGAGCTCCGCACCAAAAGCTTATGATTCTTGATGGAACACAAGGTAATACTGCAATTGAGCAAGCAAAAGCTTTCAATGAAATGGTTGGAGTTGATGGTATTATTGTAACAAAACTTGATGGAACAGCAAAAGGTGGAGCGCTATTTTCTATATCAAATAGACTAGAACTTCCAATTTTTTATATTGGTGTTGGTGAAACAATGAATGATTTAGTTGAGTTCTCTCCTGATAATTTTGTAGATTCATTATTGGATGAAATATATATTTCAGAATAAATCATAATAAAAAGGAAATACCTTGGATATATTAAAATCAAAGTCAAACAAGTATTTTCTTTTTATATCCTTGCTTGCTTTAGTTTTAGTATCTTTTATCTTTTATATCTTGCTAAATATCAATAATCAAAAAAAACTAATATCAAATCTTGAAAATTCTTTAGCAATAACTAAAAATTTATTAGAAGAAGAAAAAAGATATGCCCTTTCTTTATCAATTTTACTTTCACAAGATGAAGAGCTTATAAATGCCTATGAAATCAATAACCGAAAAAAAGCCTTTGATATAGTAAATAAAAAAATAAATGGACTTAAAAAACTTCAAAATAGTCTTTTTGAAGTACAAATTCATACAAAAGAGTTAAATACCTATCTTAGAAGTTGGGATTTTTCAAAAAAAGATATTCCATTATCATCTTTTAGAGAAGGTTTAGTCAAAGTAAAAAAAGAAAATAAACCTTTAGTCTCTATTGAATTAGGTAAAAGATTAAATATTAAAGCTATTTCTCCTATACCAAGAGATGGCAAATTTATAGGTTCTATTGAAGTAATTATTGGTTTTGATTATTTAGAAAAAGAGTTAAAAGACAAAGGCTATAGCCTAGATATTTTACTAAATAATAAATATCTAAATATCGCAACAACACTAAAAAATAATCCAAAAATTGGTGAATTTACTTTAGTAAATAAAAAAACACTTAATACAAATTTTAATACAAATACACTAGAAGATTATGGATATTTTACAGATGATGATAATGCTTTTAGCTATTTTACCTATTATTCACTCAATAGAGAAAAGCTTGGGTATTTTATTATTTCATTAAAAAATAGTTCAAAGCTTCAATTAAATAATAATTATGAAAACAGATATATCAATACAAATAGTAAGGTAATAATTCAATGAATATACTTTTATTAGAAGATGATTTTGATTATAAAATAAGTATCAAAGAGTATTTAGAATCACTTGATTATAAAGTAGATGATTTTGAAAATGGAGAAGAAGCACTAAATGCAATTTATGAAAAAAATTATCACCTTTTGATTTTAGATATAAAAGTTCCTAATATAAGTGGTTATGATTTAGTTAGAACTTTAAAAAAAGATGAAAAAAACATTCCAGTGATTTTTATCACTTCATTAACTGATATAAATAATCTAAGTATGGGTTATGAACTAGGATGCAATGATTATATAAAAAAACCTTTTTCATTAAAAGAGTTAAAATATAGAGTTGAGCAAGTAATAAAATCAGTCTATTTTAATGCTAATGAAAATATTCTCAAACTTGCTGAAGAGTTTTATTATAATACTAATAAAATGGAACTTCTAAGAAAAACAGAAGTCATAAACTTGACAAAAAAAGAGCATGAAGTGATTTTTTCTCTTTTAACTCATAAGAGCCAATTTGTAACCTTTGACACCCTAAGAGAAGAGGTTTGGGATAATAAATATATAAATGAATCTGATATTCGAGTATGCATAAAAAATATAAGAGCAAAAACCTCTAAAACATTTATTTTAAATCAAAGAGGACTAGGATATAAGATTGTTAGAGATTAATACAAAGAATTATATTTTAAAACTAGCCCTTGGTTACTCTTTTTTGATTATTATTCTTATTTGTATACCTGCATATTTTTATACACAAAGTGAACTTGAAAGTTATAAATACAATCAAGATAAACTCTTAAACATACATACTTCAAATATACAAAGAAGTATAAGTGACTTTTCTGATTCTAAAAGCGATATTTTTAACTTTCCAAAATCTTTTAGTTTTGATAGCTTTTTATTTAATAAAAATAACCAATTAATCTACTCTACAACAAATAAACGACTTGATATAAATAAACCACATCAACTTATAAAAAAAGTATCACTAAGCCCAAATAGACTAAATGCAAACTATCTTATAGTAACAAAAGTATTTACTTATGAAGAAATTTATATAAAAATGTCACTTTTAACTCTTATTCTTGGTGTATTTATTTTTATCTCTTTGTTTTTAATTTTAAAACAAAGCATTACTCCATATAAAAAAGCAAATGACTATCTTGACGCTTTTTTTAATGATGCAATGCATGAACTAAAAACACCCCTTGGAGTAATACAAATAAATCTTGAAATGCTTCAAGAAAAACAAAAAGACTCAAAGGAGATATCGCGCTGTTTAAATGGGCTAAAAAACCTTCTTTTTGTATATGAGGATATAGAATATCTAATAAAAAATAAAAGAATAACTTTTACAAAAGAAGAGTTAGATTTATCTTTGTTTTTAAAACAAAGAGTTGAATTATTTGAAAGTTTAGCAAAATCAAAAAATATCACTTTTGATTTAGATATAGAAGATAATTTATTTATCTTTATAAATCGTGCTCAAATACAAAGAATAATAGACAACACCCTTTCAAATGCAATTAAATACTCTAAAGAAAACAAAAGAATAATTATAAAACTAAAAAAAGAAGCTCAAATCATACTTTGTATTCAAGACTTTGGAAAAGGGATAATTGATACTTCTACAATATTCAATAGATACTATAGGGAAGACACTATAAAAGGTGGCTTTGGTATTGGATTAAATATTGTAAAAAACATTTGTGAAGAAAATGATATAAAAATAGAAGTAATATCAAAACTAGAAGAAGGTAGTACTTTTACATATTTCTTTAAATATTAACCTTTCCTTAATATATATATTTAAAAACAAACTTTATACTTACATTCAATTGTTATAATATCTCTAAAGAATAAGGAGACAATATGAAAAAATTACTTTTATTAATTGCTTTTAGCTTAATCGCTTTTGCACA
Protein-coding sequences here:
- a CDS encoding Na+/H+ antiporter NhaC family protein, which translates into the protein MNKLKNSILFLAFLPIILLADNKANAELFGAWTLIPPVVAILLAFITRNVIFSLFIGIFSGTFLVNIVNGDIFAAFVGGFMDMVSKMIGSMADSWNAGIILQVLTIGGLIAVITKMGGPRAIAKALAKKAKTPASAQIYTWVMGFFIFFDDYANSLIIGPIMRPVTDRLKIAREKLAFIIDATAAPIAGIALISTWIGYEISLIKDAYATIGQVDINAYSIFVDTIAYRFYNIFMLAFVFFTAYFLREFGPMHKAALRAASTGKVSRHIRHEEEHLNQESSTMAPKKNVEYSIWNAIIPISVLIVVSFLGFYFNGLHSLEGEALKAVQSDPYSFASIRDCFGGADASIVLFEAALFASIVAIAMGMQQKIFDLNEALETWVHGVKALVITAVILILAWSISAVIKELGTSIYLVSILSHDTPQFILPSAIFIFGSLISFSTGTSYGTMGILMPLTIPLANAIGINYGLDTNALNEYIILNIGAVLTGAIFGDHCSPISDTSILSSMGSSCDHMDHISTQLPYAVFVGVVSVVFGYIPAALGISVSYLIPIALVVLSLTVRFYGKTYLPKEA
- a CDS encoding manganese efflux pump MntP family protein — translated: MLEVLLLAFALAMDAFAVSIGLGVKKKEFDKVLAFKAALFFGFFQALMPLIGHLASLGVGTLIESIDHWVAFLLLSLIGGKMLYESFGENTEDEISLITNKVLFILAIATSIDAMAAGFTLNLLDINPYISMLIIGLVTFVFSFIGVFIGSKGGSFLEDKAEKLGGVVLICIGLKILLEHLYS
- a CDS encoding ABC transporter permease, whose translation is MNKVAFYILAFFVAIIFFMPLFYTVSAYELNPSKILQAPSLSHIMGTDRLGRDIFARILNGGQTSLIIGFLSAAISSIFGLFIGINAGYLKGKVDKTITIIIDLFLTFPTFFLLLALVSYIQASSIILIIVISITGWMGMARMIRSESFSIGTKPYIKVLNLANVSSLKIIFKYFTPLLAPIFLISFTFGVGGAILAESGLSFLGLGVNSPEMSWGSLLSDGKAVLDIAWWVSFFPGLMIFIVTFCLMQISDFLQSKINTKEIQKG
- the rsmD gene encoding 16S rRNA (guanine(966)-N(2))-methyltransferase RsmD, giving the protein MKKNILTTQIIAGKYKGKKIELPSLDVTRSSKARVKESFFNVLQFDIIDKVFIEAFAGSGSIGLEAVSRDVKKSYFIELNKSSYNILVNNCKSIDINKCQTMLGDTFVQLPSILNSLKNSSDELIVYIDPPFDYRDGMEDIYEKSFDLVKEIENDNILMICFEHVSTVEVPDVLGKFEKCKSKKFGKTTLTYFRLA
- a CDS encoding aldo/keto reductase, giving the protein MNIPKLIYGTAWKKNETARLVELAVKSGFRAIDTACQPRHYNEKGIGDALQNLYKEGFKREEIFLETKFTPKDGQDLNNIPYNPEDSLEKQVLDSFEVSLKNLQTTYLDSYILHSPIFPFIHLMKVWKIFEGFYEEGKTKNIGISNCYDIRVLKALYKEAKTKPTILQNRFYKDSDYDKDIREFCKENNITYLGFWTLSANPHILGSEEVINLARKYKKTQAQIFYRFLTQIGVTPLNGTTSQEHMKEDLDIFSFELEKSDIKIISSFIN
- the rny gene encoding ribonuclease Y, yielding MLLIEGFVVAILASAITFFVIKKINKAKIDIYIEQAKAKANVIEHEAEVILKDAQLKAKRDYEREFKSAKREYDEMFCKIERKEKELNHHLESELQAIKKEKEEIVENNKKIASLKEGLKRQSKTYEENILKTLKILENASGLTVEEARELMLEKVEEDSRAKIASLFRKKYKIAEDNAKKEINNMLSHAVTRYAGEFAAERLINNIPINDEETKGKIIGKEGRNIKALEMLLGVDIIIDDTPNTITISSFNLYRRAVATRTIEELLEDGRIQPARIEEIYNKVKTEFDKNMLKEGEDVVMELGIKSMHPELTILVGRLRYRASYGQNALKHTLEVAHLAGLLASQMGGDAILARRAGLLHDIGKALTHDLPGSHVDLGAEMCRRYDEPATVINSIYAHHGHEEPINVESAAVCAADALSAARPGARREVLESFLKRVEEVENISTSKKGVINAFAINAGREVRVIVKAELVNDDEAILLASEIAEEIEQKVQYPGEIKVNVIREIRAESYAR
- a CDS encoding 5-formyltetrahydrofolate cyclo-ligase — encoded protein: MLENHKSDFRKSCIKKLKFVSRFTKCYKDKKIVDEIYKTICELKKKNVLLYIPLDLEVDIYPLIKRLRREKKVQVFVPYMEGLSFKVVKYRLPLKTKKFGIKEPNNSFANVKIDLAIVPVVGIDGLNKRIGFGKGMYDRFFYKLKYKPTILFTQRKLCKTSKILSNNYDIQADIIISSKR
- a CDS encoding TlpA disulfide reductase family protein, producing the protein MQFKKIAFLTFFITIFFAACGSDNSKNDKKVQNVEVKDFRLTTTDAQTLNIKKLDDGFAFQEYNGKAVLVNFFATWCMPCKAEIPNLIHLKDKYKNDFEIVSVLLEDNKPNNEVKDFVNEYNINYVVTNSKQNATFADAVGGVKAIPTMFLYDKKGKLVQTYVGIVPEEMIDVDIQKAIK
- the ftsY gene encoding signal recognition particle-docking protein FtsY gives rise to the protein MFSFFKKDKKEETIEEKEENKSFFSSALSKTFENIKSVVPQKKEKISFEDIEELLIEADMDYSIIEKAMDGLPEMINRKQLRHRLVMLFEHAPDVNMENLPSPFVQLIIGVNGAGKTTTIAKLANLYKKDNKSVILGAGDTFRAAAIEQLSIWADKLEVPIIKTKQGHDPSAVAYDTISSAVAKNIDNVIIDTAGRLQTQTNLSNELKKIVKVCNKAKEGAPHQKLMILDGTQGNTAIEQAKAFNEMVGVDGIIVTKLDGTAKGGALFSISNRLELPIFYIGVGETMNDLVEFSPDNFVDSLLDEIYISE
- a CDS encoding cache domain-containing protein, which gives rise to MDILKSKSNKYFLFISLLALVLVSFIFYILLNINNQKKLISNLENSLAITKNLLEEEKRYALSLSILLSQDEELINAYEINNRKKAFDIVNKKINGLKKLQNSLFEVQIHTKELNTYLRSWDFSKKDIPLSSFREGLVKVKKENKPLVSIELGKRLNIKAISPIPRDGKFIGSIEVIIGFDYLEKELKDKGYSLDILLNNKYLNIATTLKNNPKIGEFTLVNKKTLNTNFNTNTLEDYGYFTDDDNAFSYFTYYSLNREKLGYFIISLKNSSKLQLNNNYENRYINTNSKVIIQ
- a CDS encoding response regulator transcription factor, with the translated sequence MNILLLEDDFDYKISIKEYLESLDYKVDDFENGEEALNAIYEKNYHLLILDIKVPNISGYDLVRTLKKDEKNIPVIFITSLTDINNLSMGYELGCNDYIKKPFSLKELKYRVEQVIKSVYFNANENILKLAEEFYYNTNKMELLRKTEVINLTKKEHEVIFSLLTHKSQFVTFDTLREEVWDNKYINESDIRVCIKNIRAKTSKTFILNQRGLGYKIVRD